The Streptomyces sp. NBC_01244 genome contains a region encoding:
- a CDS encoding NAD(P)-dependent alcohol dehydrogenase, whose translation MSVTQVAAYAAPAPKAPLERITVPRRPVGAHDVLIDIKFAGICHSDIHQVTDGWGEGIYPMVPGHEIAGVVTEVGSGVTKFAVGDRVGVGCFVDSCRECEQCLAGQEQFCAKGMTGTYNSLDRNGEPTYGGYSTHVVVDENYTVRIPDGLALDIAAPLLCAGITLYSPLKHWKAGPGKQVAVVGLGGLGHMGVKIAHALGAEVTVLSQTLRKQEDGLKLGADHFYATNDEATFKELAGRFDLIVSTVSAPLALDAYLGLLKVDGALVNVGAPEEPVSLNLFSVIGGRKTLAGSMIGGIAETQEMLDFCAEHGLGADIELIRADEVNEAYERVQSGDVRYRFVIDTSTI comes from the coding sequence GTGTCCGTCACCCAGGTCGCCGCCTACGCCGCTCCCGCGCCCAAGGCCCCGCTGGAGCGCATCACCGTCCCGCGCCGTCCGGTCGGCGCGCACGACGTCCTCATCGACATCAAGTTCGCCGGCATCTGCCACTCCGACATCCACCAGGTCACCGACGGCTGGGGCGAGGGCATCTACCCCATGGTCCCGGGCCACGAGATCGCCGGTGTCGTCACCGAAGTCGGCTCCGGAGTCACCAAGTTCGCGGTCGGCGACCGCGTGGGCGTCGGCTGCTTCGTCGACTCCTGCCGCGAGTGCGAGCAGTGCCTCGCCGGGCAGGAGCAGTTCTGCGCCAAGGGCATGACCGGCACGTACAACTCCCTCGACAGGAACGGCGAGCCCACGTACGGCGGTTACTCCACGCACGTCGTCGTCGACGAGAACTACACCGTCCGCATCCCCGACGGCCTCGCCCTCGACATCGCCGCCCCGCTGCTGTGCGCCGGCATCACGCTGTACTCCCCGCTCAAGCACTGGAAGGCCGGCCCCGGCAAGCAGGTCGCGGTCGTCGGCCTCGGCGGCCTCGGCCACATGGGCGTCAAGATCGCCCACGCCCTCGGCGCCGAGGTCACGGTCCTCTCCCAGACCCTGCGCAAGCAGGAGGACGGGCTGAAGCTGGGGGCCGACCACTTCTACGCGACGAACGACGAAGCCACCTTCAAGGAGCTGGCCGGCCGCTTCGACCTGATCGTGTCGACCGTCTCCGCTCCGCTCGCCCTCGACGCCTACCTGGGCCTGCTCAAGGTCGACGGCGCCCTGGTGAACGTCGGCGCCCCCGAGGAGCCGGTCTCGCTGAACCTGTTCTCCGTCATCGGCGGCCGCAAGACCCTGGCCGGCTCGATGATCGGCGGGATCGCCGAGACGCAGGAGATGCTCGACTTCTGCGCGGAGCACGGGCTCGGTGCGGACATCGAGCTGATCCGCGCCGATGAGGTCAACGAGGCCTACGAGCGCGTCCAGTCGGGCGACGTCCGCTACCGCTTCGTCATCGACACCTCGACCATCTGA
- a CDS encoding sulfatase-like hydrolase/transferase, whose product MPSRRHFLAGSAAAAVGLAALPQAVQPARAAAAGTEGPPNLVVILADDLGYGDLGAYGQKLISTPHIDRLAAEGLRFTDAYSAAAVCAPSRAALLTGLHTGHAAVRANPSGGGQGSLGAGDTTFAEVLRARGYRTGLFGKWGFGPEAGDQPSHPSARGFEEFYGYIDHGHAHQYYPAYLWNGNAKETVPTGTFAPDAIAARALGFIDAHAAGPAPFLLFLTPNLPHAPSEIPDASAYASRSWTQANKSHAAQISLLDAQVGAIVDRLRARGVAERTVVLVASDNGPHEEGGVNPDLFDANGPLRGYKRNLYEGGVRVPLVAWSPGRIAPGTTSARPTPLYDLLPTLADLAGGAPAPSDIDGLSAAPVLNGSPALAPVHDHLYWYRDEQGVTSRANTQDGGRAKQVAEAIRKDRWKAVRFAPARDRTVPDAQWRFELYDLSADLGEQHDVAAANPAVVASLTALLRSSWADVYTRRPWGLTTAASPSAGTLTTTLANGTARPWADARVSLTAPAGWTATPAGPAAAASLAPGATLTTVWTLTAPPGAAATTLTASATAGGHTFTAKTPYAPLPAPPTRDSYLSDLPWVSAANGWGPVEIDRSNGKQPAGDGTPIAFGGVTYAKGLGVHAPSEIVYHLGGRGNRFTALVGIDDFSTKQSSAGGTRATVRGDGRTLATTGLLTGASGPTALDVDVRGVRLLHLVVEDANAKSSFDHTSWALARVTVL is encoded by the coding sequence ATGCCCAGCCGCCGCCACTTCCTCGCGGGTTCCGCGGCCGCCGCCGTCGGCCTCGCGGCGCTCCCGCAGGCCGTCCAGCCCGCACGGGCGGCCGCCGCCGGGACGGAGGGTCCGCCGAACCTCGTGGTGATCCTGGCCGACGATCTGGGCTACGGCGACCTGGGCGCGTACGGCCAGAAGCTGATCAGCACCCCGCACATCGACCGGCTCGCCGCCGAGGGGCTCCGCTTCACCGACGCCTACTCCGCGGCCGCCGTCTGCGCGCCCTCCCGCGCCGCGCTGCTGACCGGCCTGCACACCGGCCACGCCGCCGTCCGGGCCAACCCCTCCGGCGGCGGCCAGGGCAGCCTCGGCGCGGGCGACACCACCTTCGCGGAGGTGCTCCGGGCACGCGGCTACCGTACGGGCCTCTTCGGCAAGTGGGGCTTCGGACCGGAGGCCGGGGACCAGCCGAGCCACCCGTCCGCGCGCGGCTTCGAGGAGTTCTACGGGTACATCGACCACGGCCACGCCCACCAGTACTACCCGGCGTACCTGTGGAACGGCAACGCCAAGGAGACCGTCCCGACGGGCACCTTCGCCCCCGACGCGATCGCCGCACGCGCCCTCGGCTTCATCGACGCCCACGCCGCCGGCCCCGCCCCCTTCCTGCTCTTCCTCACCCCGAACCTCCCGCACGCCCCGAGCGAGATCCCCGACGCGAGCGCCTACGCCTCGCGGTCCTGGACGCAGGCGAACAAGTCGCACGCGGCGCAGATCAGCCTCCTCGACGCGCAGGTCGGCGCGATCGTCGACCGGCTGCGGGCGCGGGGCGTCGCGGAGCGCACGGTCGTCCTGGTGGCCTCCGACAACGGCCCGCACGAGGAGGGCGGGGTGAACCCGGACCTCTTCGACGCCAACGGCCCGCTGCGCGGCTACAAGCGGAACCTGTACGAGGGCGGCGTCCGCGTCCCCCTCGTCGCCTGGTCCCCGGGCCGGATCGCCCCCGGCACCACCAGCGCCCGCCCCACCCCGCTCTACGATCTCCTGCCCACCCTCGCCGACCTGGCGGGCGGCGCCCCGGCCCCCTCCGACATCGACGGGCTCTCGGCGGCACCCGTCCTGAACGGCTCCCCGGCGCTCGCCCCGGTCCACGACCACCTGTACTGGTACCGGGACGAGCAGGGCGTCACCAGCCGGGCCAACACGCAGGACGGCGGCCGGGCGAAGCAGGTCGCGGAGGCCATCCGCAAGGACCGGTGGAAGGCCGTACGGTTCGCCCCGGCGCGGGACCGGACCGTACCGGACGCGCAGTGGCGGTTCGAGCTCTACGACCTGTCGGCGGACCTCGGCGAGCAGCACGACGTGGCCGCCGCGAACCCGGCCGTGGTGGCCTCCCTCACCGCACTGCTCCGCTCCTCCTGGGCCGATGTGTACACCCGCCGCCCCTGGGGCCTGACCACGGCCGCCTCCCCGTCCGCCGGCACGCTCACCACCACCCTGGCCAACGGCACGGCCCGCCCCTGGGCCGACGCCCGGGTCTCCCTGACCGCCCCGGCGGGCTGGACCGCGACCCCGGCGGGCCCCGCCGCGGCCGCCTCGCTCGCCCCGGGAGCGACCCTGACGACGGTGTGGACCCTGACCGCCCCGCCGGGAGCCGCGGCCACCACCCTCACCGCGTCCGCCACGGCGGGCGGCCACACCTTCACCGCGAAGACCCCGTACGCCCCGCTGCCCGCCCCGCCCACCCGGGACAGCTACCTCAGCGACCTCCCCTGGGTCTCCGCGGCCAACGGCTGGGGCCCGGTCGAGATCGACCGCTCCAACGGCAAACAGCCGGCGGGCGACGGCACCCCGATCGCCTTCGGCGGGGTCACCTACGCGAAGGGCCTCGGCGTGCACGCCCCGTCGGAGATCGTCTACCACCTGGGCGGCCGCGGGAACCGCTTCACCGCCCTGGTCGGCATCGACGACTTCTCGACGAAGCAGTCGTCGGCCGGAGGCACCCGCGCGACGGTGCGCGGCGACGGGCGCACGCTGGCCACGACGGGCCTGCTGACCGGCGCCTCGGGACCGACGGCGCTCGACGTCGACGTACGGGGGGTACGGCTGCTCCACCTGGTGGTGGAGGATGCCAACGCGAAGTCGTCCTTCGACCACACGTCGTGGGCGCTGGCACGGGTGACGGTGCTCTGA
- a CDS encoding recombinase family protein: MNEAAPVIPVVSYARISADTARDGHGVEDQHKVNGETAARLGWTIVHRCTDNDLSAAKAAVVRPDFEAMVKALKSGHMPDGQPVRGVIVVADDRLTRRAGDYERFVDALTYEEGRLYADAKGSKNQDAAAGAPLTPRSRGAGHPGGWEAPLRLAGRQAHAGARGSGVAGEGRPRGDRGQVHALDPSRVA; the protein is encoded by the coding sequence GTGAACGAAGCGGCACCGGTGATCCCGGTTGTCTCGTACGCGCGTATCTCCGCCGACACGGCCAGGGACGGCCACGGCGTCGAGGACCAGCACAAGGTGAACGGTGAGACGGCGGCCCGTCTCGGCTGGACGATCGTGCACCGCTGCACCGACAACGACCTGTCGGCGGCCAAGGCAGCGGTGGTGCGCCCGGACTTCGAGGCCATGGTGAAGGCGCTCAAGTCGGGACACATGCCGGACGGGCAGCCCGTACGCGGCGTCATCGTGGTCGCGGACGACCGGCTCACGCGCCGGGCGGGCGACTATGAGCGGTTCGTGGACGCGCTCACGTACGAGGAAGGACGGCTCTACGCCGACGCCAAGGGGTCGAAGAACCAAGATGCAGCGGCGGGCGCGCCGCTCACACCGCGCTCGCGCGGAGCTGGGCATCCCGGTGGGTGGGAAGCGCCCCTTCGGCTGGCAGGACGACAAGCTCACGCTGGAGCCCGAGGAAGCGGCGTGGCTGGCGAAGGGCGCCCGCGAGGTGATCGCGGGCAAGTCCATGCACTCGATCCTTCGCGAGTGGCGTGA
- a CDS encoding recombinase family protein, which yields MHSILREWREVGVRTINDKEWASRSLKLALWNPRLCGWRKHNGELVRDANGVPVVGRWEPIITPKEWMAIDAIFSARVGPNVKSDGTVTDYRTPSYLLTGILRCGKPREDGQICNSPLRATARADLSGGYLYQCPSKEMGGCGGTGRNGAKIDEFITGAVLAKLEARAARATRADELWGGEEEPARLMAKQRKLLQAWQEDQVSDELFFPENQKMEARVKELRADRTRHVLRRQRAAEVTGDVRERWTSGRLDLAQKRALIREALHAVIVLPAGGGGRRPFNPDLLVPKWRD from the coding sequence ATGCACTCGATCCTTCGCGAGTGGCGTGAGGTCGGCGTCCGCACGATCAACGACAAGGAATGGGCGAGCCGCTCGCTCAAGCTCGCCCTGTGGAACCCACGGCTGTGTGGCTGGCGCAAGCACAACGGAGAGCTGGTACGCGACGCCAACGGCGTGCCGGTCGTGGGTCGCTGGGAGCCCATCATCACGCCGAAGGAGTGGATGGCTATCGACGCCATCTTCTCGGCGCGGGTGGGCCCCAATGTGAAGTCTGACGGAACGGTCACGGACTATCGCACCCCGTCGTACCTGCTGACGGGAATCCTCCGATGCGGAAAGCCTCGCGAGGACGGCCAGATCTGCAATTCGCCCCTTCGGGCGACCGCACGAGCGGACCTCTCCGGGGGTTATCTCTACCAATGCCCCAGTAAGGAAATGGGCGGATGTGGGGGAACTGGACGGAACGGCGCCAAGATCGATGAATTCATTACGGGGGCCGTACTCGCGAAGCTGGAAGCGAGGGCGGCCAGGGCGACGCGCGCCGACGAGCTGTGGGGAGGGGAGGAAGAGCCGGCCCGTCTGATGGCCAAGCAGCGCAAGCTGCTTCAGGCGTGGCAGGAAGACCAGGTCTCGGATGAGCTGTTCTTCCCCGAGAATCAGAAGATGGAAGCGCGCGTCAAGGAACTTCGTGCGGACAGGACACGTCATGTGCTGAGGCGACAGCGGGCCGCCGAAGTCACTGGCGACGTACGCGAGCGTTGGACCTCGGGCAGGCTGGACCTGGCGCAGAAGCGTGCCCTGATCAGGGAAGCGCTGCACGCGGTGATCGTGCTGCCGGCGGGAGGCGGAGGTCGGCGCCCGTTCAACCCTGACCTGCTGGTCCCGAAGTGGCGGGACTGA
- the msrA gene encoding peptide-methionine (S)-S-oxide reductase MsrA, which yields MFSYRRTPELPTREEALTGRAEPLFGLPAVHTVLGNPLAGPYPAHLQVADFGLGCFWGAERKFWQAPGVWTTLAGYQGGFTENPTYEEVCSGGTGHTEVVRVVFDPSLVSYEALLKLFWESHDPTQGFRQGNDVGTQYRSALYTHSPAAQATAEASREAYQRVLTASGYGTITTAVLPASERPFWPAEAYHQQYLDRNINGYCGIGGTGVACPIGVAEAPSTDG from the coding sequence ATGTTCTCGTACCGCCGCACGCCCGAGCTCCCCACCCGCGAGGAAGCCCTGACCGGCCGCGCGGAGCCGCTGTTCGGGCTGCCCGCCGTGCACACCGTGCTCGGCAACCCCCTCGCGGGCCCGTACCCCGCCCACCTCCAGGTCGCCGACTTCGGCCTCGGCTGTTTCTGGGGCGCCGAGCGCAAGTTCTGGCAGGCCCCCGGCGTGTGGACCACCCTGGCCGGCTACCAGGGCGGCTTCACCGAGAACCCGACCTACGAAGAGGTCTGCTCGGGCGGCACCGGCCACACCGAGGTGGTCCGGGTCGTCTTCGACCCCTCGCTGGTCTCCTACGAAGCCCTGCTGAAGCTCTTCTGGGAGTCCCACGACCCCACCCAGGGCTTCCGCCAGGGCAACGACGTCGGCACCCAGTACCGCTCGGCGCTCTACACCCACTCCCCCGCCGCCCAGGCCACCGCCGAGGCCTCCCGCGAGGCCTACCAGCGCGTCCTGACCGCCTCCGGCTACGGCACGATCACCACGGCCGTCCTGCCGGCCTCGGAGCGCCCCTTCTGGCCGGCGGAGGCGTACCACCAGCAGTACCTGGACCGCAACATCAATGGCTACTGCGGCATCGGCGGCACGGGCGTGGCCTGCCCGATCGGCGTCGCTGAAGCCCCGTCAACGGACGGCTGA